A region from the Phaenicophaeus curvirostris isolate KB17595 chromosome 28, BPBGC_Pcur_1.0, whole genome shotgun sequence genome encodes:
- the LOC138731817 gene encoding transducin-like enhancer protein 1 isoform X1 has translation MFPQNRQPAHLQAPSAASGAAVAASAIPSTPQSLKLTYPETLDRIKEEFQFLQNQYHSLKLECEKLATEKTEIQRHYVMYYEMSYGLNIEMHKQTEIAKRLNVICAQLIPFLSQEHQQQVVQAVERAKQVTMTDLNAAIGHQLQTQHLSHHAPPIPLTPHPSGMQPTGLAGIGSASGLLALSGALGAQAQLLAKDERGTHDTEPRERDPGPSSLVLPNGERARAISEYLSSSKKRKVEEKDFVTDYGSDADKSEDNLVVDEDPSSPHSVHSYSSRENGVEKVPLGRKEAVPLSPTSMASSSSTSPSRSKDAPTVEKAGTPSLKSSTPTSQGDAAAPGSSGAQQFRPAAASKAPVDPLALSLRNPLGVQSPYSAAFGMAHPAVNGDIPGTGAYASLHLMSPQLNGAAAAVGAGSYGRSPLVGYDPHPHMRVPGLATGMQVGASGKPAYSFHVSADGQMQPVPFPPDALIGSGIPRHARQLHSLSHGEVVCAVTISNSTRHVYTGGKGCVKVWDVGQPGTKTAVAQLDCLNRDNYIRSCKLLPDGRSLIVGGEASTLSIWDLAAPTPRIKAELTSSAPACYALAISPDAKVCFSCCSDGNIVVWDLQNQTLVRQFQGHTDGASCIDISNDGTKLWTGGLDNTVRCWDLREGRQLQQHDFSSQIFSLGYCPTGEWLAVGMESSNVEILHVTKPDKYQLHLHESCVLSLKFASCGKWFVSTGKDNLLNAWRTPYGASIFQSKETSSVLSCDVSTDDQFIVTGSGDKKATVYEVIY, from the exons ATGTTCCCGCAGAACCGGCAGCCG GCCCATCTCCAGGCCCCCTCTGCTGCCTCAGGAGCCGCCGTCGCAGCCAGCGccatccccagcaccccccagtCCCTCAAGCTGACGTACCCCGAGACCTTGGACCGTATCAAGGAGGAATTCCAGTTCCTGCAGAACCAATACCACAG cttGAAGTTAGAATGTGAAAAGCTggcaacagaaaaaacagaaatccaGCGTCATTATGTCATG TACTACGAGATGTCCTATGGCCTCAACATCGAGATGCACAAACAG ACGGAGATTGCCAAGAGGCTCAACGTGATCTGCGCCCAGCTCATCCCGTTCCTGTCTCAGGAG caTCAGCAGCAGGTTGTCCAGGCCGTGGAGCGAGCGAAGCAGGTGACTATGACCGACCTGAACGCGGCGATCGGG CACCAGCTGCAGACCCAGCACCTCTCGCACCACGCGCCCCCCATCCCGCTCACCCCTCACCCCTCGGGGATGCAGCCAACGGGCCTCGCGGGCATCGGCAGCGCCTCGGGGCTGCTGGCGCTCtcgggggcactgggggcacaaGCCCAGCTCCTCGCCAAAGACGAACGAGGAACCCACGACACCGAACCCAGGG AGCGAGACCCTGGCCCC AGCTCCCTGGTGCTGCCCAACGGGGAGAGGGCACGAGCCATCTCCGAGTAcctgagcagcagcaagaagaggaaggtggaggagaaggacttcgTTACGGATTAT GGCAGCGACGCAGACAAAAGCGAAGACAACTTGGTGGTGGATGAG gacCCGTCTTCCCCGCACAGCGTCCACTCCTACTCGTCCCGGGAGAACGGAGTGGAGAAGGTTCcgctggggaggaaggaggctgTACCGCTCAGCCCGACCTCTATGGCCTCCTCGAGCAGCACATCTCCGTCTCGGAGCAAGGATGCGCCCACG GTGGAGAAGGCAGGGACGCCCAGCCTCAAGTCCAGCACCCCTACATCCCAGGGCGACGCTGCAGCCCCGGGTTCCAGTGGTGCCCAGCAGTTCCGCCCCGCAGCCGCCTCCAAAGCCCCCGTGGATCCCCTGG CCCTGAGCCTGAGGAACCCTCTGGGAGTGCAGAGCCCCTACTCGGCCGCCTTTGGCATGGCCCACCCCGCCGTTAACGGGGACATACCCGGCACCGGTGCCTACGCCAGCCTCCACCTCATGTCCCCGCAGCTCAACGGGGCTGCGGCCGCCGTGGGAGCCGGCAGCTACGGACGCTCCCCGCTG GTGGGCTACGACCCGCATCCCCACATGCGTGTCCCGGGGCTGGCGACCGGCATGCAAGTGGGAGCTTCAGGGAAGCC CGCCTACTCCTTCCACGTCAGCGCCGACGGGCAGATGCAGCCGGTGCCTTTCCCACCCGACGCCCTCATCGGCTCCGGCATCCCCCGCCACGCACGGCAGCTCCACAGCCTGAGCCACGGCGAGGTGGTCTGCGCCGTCACCATCAGCAACTCCACCAGACACGTCTACACGGGGGGCAAGGGCTGCGTGAAGGTGTGGGACGTGGGGCAGCCGGGAACCAAGACGGCGGTGGCTCAGCTGGACTGTTTG AACCGCGACAACTACATCCGCTCCTGCAAGCTGCTCCCCGACGGCCGGAGCCTGATCGTGGGAGgggaggccagcaccctctccATCTGGGACCTGGCAGCCCCCACGCCCCGCATCAAAGCCGAGCTCACCTCCTCTGCCCCCGCCTGCTACGCCCTGGCCATCAGCCCCGACGCCAAAGtctgcttctcctgctgcagCGACGGCAACATCGTCGTGTGGGACCTGCAGAACCAGACGCTGGTCAG GCAGTTTCAGGGCCACACGGATGGCGCCAGCTGCATCGATATCTCCAACGACGGCACCAAGTTATGGACGGGGGGGCTGGACAACACGGTTCGGTGCTGGGACCTGCGGGAAGGgcggcagctgcagcagcacgacttcAGCTCCCAG ATCTTCTCCCTGGGGTACTGCCCGACGGGAGAGTGGCTGGCGGTGGGCATGGAGAGCAGCAACGTGGAGATCCTGCACGTCACCAAACCGGACAAGTACCAGCTGCACCTCCACGAGAGCTGCGTCCTCTCCCTCAAATTCGCCTCCTGCG GCAAGTGGTTTGTGAGTACGGGGAAGGACAACCTGCTCAACGCTTGGCGAACGCCCTACGGAGCCAGCATCTTCCAG TCCAAGGAGACCTCCTCCGTCCTCAGCTGCGACGTCTCCACCGACGACCAGTTCATCGTGACTGGCTCAGGGGACAAGAAAGCCACGGTCTACGAGGTCATTTACTGA
- the LOC138731817 gene encoding transducin-like enhancer protein 1 isoform X2 encodes MFPQNRQPAHLQAPSAASGAAVAASAIPSTPQSLKLTYPETLDRIKEEFQFLQNQYHSLKLECEKLATEKTEIQRHYVMYYEMSYGLNIEMHKQTEIAKRLNVICAQLIPFLSQEHQQQVVQAVERAKQHQLQTQHLSHHAPPIPLTPHPSGMQPTGLAGIGSASGLLALSGALGAQAQLLAKDERGTHDTEPRERDPGPSSLVLPNGERARAISEYLSSSKKRKVEEKDFVTDYGSDADKSEDNLVVDEDPSSPHSVHSYSSRENGVEKVPLGRKEAVPLSPTSMASSSSTSPSRSKDAPTVEKAGTPSLKSSTPTSQGDAAAPGSSGAQQFRPAAASKAPVDPLALSLRNPLGVQSPYSAAFGMAHPAVNGDIPGTGAYASLHLMSPQLNGAAAAVGAGSYGRSPLVGYDPHPHMRVPGLATGMQVGASGKPAYSFHVSADGQMQPVPFPPDALIGSGIPRHARQLHSLSHGEVVCAVTISNSTRHVYTGGKGCVKVWDVGQPGTKTAVAQLDCLNRDNYIRSCKLLPDGRSLIVGGEASTLSIWDLAAPTPRIKAELTSSAPACYALAISPDAKVCFSCCSDGNIVVWDLQNQTLVRQFQGHTDGASCIDISNDGTKLWTGGLDNTVRCWDLREGRQLQQHDFSSQIFSLGYCPTGEWLAVGMESSNVEILHVTKPDKYQLHLHESCVLSLKFASCGKWFVSTGKDNLLNAWRTPYGASIFQSKETSSVLSCDVSTDDQFIVTGSGDKKATVYEVIY; translated from the exons ATGTTCCCGCAGAACCGGCAGCCG GCCCATCTCCAGGCCCCCTCTGCTGCCTCAGGAGCCGCCGTCGCAGCCAGCGccatccccagcaccccccagtCCCTCAAGCTGACGTACCCCGAGACCTTGGACCGTATCAAGGAGGAATTCCAGTTCCTGCAGAACCAATACCACAG cttGAAGTTAGAATGTGAAAAGCTggcaacagaaaaaacagaaatccaGCGTCATTATGTCATG TACTACGAGATGTCCTATGGCCTCAACATCGAGATGCACAAACAG ACGGAGATTGCCAAGAGGCTCAACGTGATCTGCGCCCAGCTCATCCCGTTCCTGTCTCAGGAG caTCAGCAGCAGGTTGTCCAGGCCGTGGAGCGAGCGAAGCAG CACCAGCTGCAGACCCAGCACCTCTCGCACCACGCGCCCCCCATCCCGCTCACCCCTCACCCCTCGGGGATGCAGCCAACGGGCCTCGCGGGCATCGGCAGCGCCTCGGGGCTGCTGGCGCTCtcgggggcactgggggcacaaGCCCAGCTCCTCGCCAAAGACGAACGAGGAACCCACGACACCGAACCCAGGG AGCGAGACCCTGGCCCC AGCTCCCTGGTGCTGCCCAACGGGGAGAGGGCACGAGCCATCTCCGAGTAcctgagcagcagcaagaagaggaaggtggaggagaaggacttcgTTACGGATTAT GGCAGCGACGCAGACAAAAGCGAAGACAACTTGGTGGTGGATGAG gacCCGTCTTCCCCGCACAGCGTCCACTCCTACTCGTCCCGGGAGAACGGAGTGGAGAAGGTTCcgctggggaggaaggaggctgTACCGCTCAGCCCGACCTCTATGGCCTCCTCGAGCAGCACATCTCCGTCTCGGAGCAAGGATGCGCCCACG GTGGAGAAGGCAGGGACGCCCAGCCTCAAGTCCAGCACCCCTACATCCCAGGGCGACGCTGCAGCCCCGGGTTCCAGTGGTGCCCAGCAGTTCCGCCCCGCAGCCGCCTCCAAAGCCCCCGTGGATCCCCTGG CCCTGAGCCTGAGGAACCCTCTGGGAGTGCAGAGCCCCTACTCGGCCGCCTTTGGCATGGCCCACCCCGCCGTTAACGGGGACATACCCGGCACCGGTGCCTACGCCAGCCTCCACCTCATGTCCCCGCAGCTCAACGGGGCTGCGGCCGCCGTGGGAGCCGGCAGCTACGGACGCTCCCCGCTG GTGGGCTACGACCCGCATCCCCACATGCGTGTCCCGGGGCTGGCGACCGGCATGCAAGTGGGAGCTTCAGGGAAGCC CGCCTACTCCTTCCACGTCAGCGCCGACGGGCAGATGCAGCCGGTGCCTTTCCCACCCGACGCCCTCATCGGCTCCGGCATCCCCCGCCACGCACGGCAGCTCCACAGCCTGAGCCACGGCGAGGTGGTCTGCGCCGTCACCATCAGCAACTCCACCAGACACGTCTACACGGGGGGCAAGGGCTGCGTGAAGGTGTGGGACGTGGGGCAGCCGGGAACCAAGACGGCGGTGGCTCAGCTGGACTGTTTG AACCGCGACAACTACATCCGCTCCTGCAAGCTGCTCCCCGACGGCCGGAGCCTGATCGTGGGAGgggaggccagcaccctctccATCTGGGACCTGGCAGCCCCCACGCCCCGCATCAAAGCCGAGCTCACCTCCTCTGCCCCCGCCTGCTACGCCCTGGCCATCAGCCCCGACGCCAAAGtctgcttctcctgctgcagCGACGGCAACATCGTCGTGTGGGACCTGCAGAACCAGACGCTGGTCAG GCAGTTTCAGGGCCACACGGATGGCGCCAGCTGCATCGATATCTCCAACGACGGCACCAAGTTATGGACGGGGGGGCTGGACAACACGGTTCGGTGCTGGGACCTGCGGGAAGGgcggcagctgcagcagcacgacttcAGCTCCCAG ATCTTCTCCCTGGGGTACTGCCCGACGGGAGAGTGGCTGGCGGTGGGCATGGAGAGCAGCAACGTGGAGATCCTGCACGTCACCAAACCGGACAAGTACCAGCTGCACCTCCACGAGAGCTGCGTCCTCTCCCTCAAATTCGCCTCCTGCG GCAAGTGGTTTGTGAGTACGGGGAAGGACAACCTGCTCAACGCTTGGCGAACGCCCTACGGAGCCAGCATCTTCCAG TCCAAGGAGACCTCCTCCGTCCTCAGCTGCGACGTCTCCACCGACGACCAGTTCATCGTGACTGGCTCAGGGGACAAGAAAGCCACGGTCTACGAGGTCATTTACTGA
- the TLE2 gene encoding transducin-like enhancer protein 2, whose product MFPQGRQPQPFKFSVVEICDRIKEEFQFLQAQYHGLKLECEKLVSEKTEMQRHYVMYYEMSYGLNIEMHKQAEIVKRLSAICAQIIPFLTQEHQQQVLQAVERAKQVTMGELNSIVGQQQLQHLSHHASPIPLTSQASGLSGASSTVGLLALSGALMAQSQLADKEDRVVQDGENRERTPSRSISPSPPESLQDEERTGGTGLKRKREEKDLPGHYDSDGDKSDCNLVVDEDPVSEPGSPSSRLPPAPREMPESPASIASSRSSTPLKPKEQIVTDPPASTPTSKPSIPSPARDSLTPGPGPSSATLLRQPPAKAPATDTVTLRSPLSISSPYTSSFGMVPHANLNGELPAPSVYMGIHLSPQVSGAVMYGRSPMVAFESHPHLRASSISSSLSTIPGGKPAYSFHVSADGQMQPVPFPPDALIGSGIPRHARQLHSLSHGEVVCAVTISNSTRHVYTGGKGCVKVWDVGQPGTKTAVAQLDCLNRDNYIRSCKLLPDGRSLIVGGEASTLSIWDLAAPTPRIKAELTSSAPACYALAISPDAKVCFSCCSDGNIVVWDLQNQTMVRQFQGHTDGASCIDISNYGTKLWTGGLDNTVRCWDLREGRQLQQHDFSSQIFSLGYCPTGEWLAVGMESSNVEILHVTKPDKYQLHLHESCVLSLKFASCGKWFVSTGKDNLLNAWRTPYGASIFQSKESSSVLSCDISVNDKFIVTGSGDKKATVYEVVY is encoded by the exons ATGTTCCCGCAGGGTCGGCAGCCG CAGCCCTTCAAGTTCTCGGTGGTGGAAATCTGCGATCGCATCAAGGAGGAATTTCAGTTCCTGCAGGCGCAATACCACGG CCTGAAGCTGGAGTGTGAGAAGCTGGTGAGCGAGAAGACAGAGATGCAGAGACATTATGTCATG TACTACGAGATGTCCTACGGGCTCAACATTGAGATGCACAAACAG GCAGAGATTGTCAAGCGGCTGAGTGCCATCTGCGCCCAGATTATTCCCTTCCTGACGCAGGAG caccagcagcaggtcCTGCAGGCTGTGGAGCGAGCCAAGCAGGTGACCATGGGGGAACTGAACAGCATCGTCGGG cagcagcagctccagcacctCTCCCACCACgcatcccccatcccactgaCCTCCCAAGCTTCTGGCCTGAGCGGGGCCAGCAGCACCGTGGGGCTCCTGGCCCTCTCGGGGGCACTGATGGCACAGTCCCAGCTGGCCGACAAGGAGGACAGAGTGGTCCAGGATGGGGAGAACAGAG AACGCACCCCAAGCCGG AgcatttctccttcccctcctgagAGCCTGCAGGACGAGGAGCGGACAGGAGGCACGGGGCTGAAGCGGAAgcgggaggagaaggatctaCCTGGACATTAT GATAGTGATGGGGACAAAAGCGACTGCAACCTCGTGGTGGATGAG GACCCCGTCTCGGAGCccggcagccccagcagccGGCTCCCACCAGCCCCCCGGGAGATGCCCGAGAGTCCTGCATCCATCGCCTCCAGCCGGAGCTCGACGCCCCTCAAACCGAAGGAGCAAATTGTG ACCGACCCTCCAGCCAGCACTCCCACCTCCAAGCCCTCCATTCCCTCGCCAGCCCGCGACTCCCTCACACCTGGCCCTGGACCCAGCTCGGCCACCCTGCTCCGGCAGCCGCCCGCCAAAGCACCGGCCACCGACACCGTCA CTCTCCGCAGCCCGCTGAGCATCTCCAGCCCCTACACGTCCTCCTTTGGGATGGTGCCTCACGCCAACCTCAACGGGGAGCTGCCAGCCCCCAGCGTGTACATGGGCATCCACCTCTCGCCGCAGGTCAGCGGCGCTGTGATGTACGGCCGGTCCCCGATG GTGGCTTTTGAGTCCCATCCTCACCTGAGGGCTTCCAGCATCTCATCTTCACTctccaccatccctggagggaaaCC CGCCTACTCCTTCCACGTCAGCGCCGACGGGCAGATGCAGCCGGTGCCTTTCCCACCCGACGCCCTCATCGGCTCCGGCATCCCCCGCCACGCACGGCAGCTCCACAGCCTGAGCCACGGCGAGGTGGTCTGCGCCGTCACCATCAGCAACTCCACCAGACACGTCTACACGGGGGGCAAGGGCTGCGTGAAGGTGTGGGACGTGGGGCAGCCGGGAACCAAGACGGCGGTGGCTCAGCTGGACTGTTTG AACCGCGACAACTACATCCGCTCCTGCAAGCTGCTCCCCGACGGCCGGAGCCTGATCGTGGGAGgggaggccagcaccctctccATCTGGGACCTGGCAGCCCCCACGCCCCGCATCAAAGCCGAGCTCACCTCCTCTGCCCCCGCCTGCTACGCCCTGGCCATCAGCCCCGACGCCAAAGtctgcttctcctgctgcagCGACGGCAACATCGTCGTGTGGGACCTGCAGAACCAAACCATGGTGAG gCAGTTTCAGGGCCACACGGACGGCGCCAGCTGCATCGACATCTCTAACTACGGCACCAAGTTATGGACGGGGGGGCTGGACAACACGGTTCGGTGCTGGGACCTGCGGGAAGGgcggcagctgcagcagcacgacttcAGCTCCCAG ATCTTCTCCCTGGGGTACTGCCCGACGGGAGAGTGGCTGGCGGTGGGCATGGAGAGCAGCAACGTGGAGATCCTGCACGTCACCAAACCGGACAAGTACCAGCTGCACCTCCACGAGAGCTGCGTCCTCTCCCTCAAATTCGCCTCCTGCG GCAAGTGGTTTGTGAGTACGGGGAAGGACAACCTGCTCAACGCTTGGCGAACGCCCTACGGAGCCAGCATCTTCCAG TCTAAAGAATCCTCATCGGTGCTGAGCTGCGACATCTCCGTCAACGACAAATTCATCGTTACGGGCTCCGGAGACAAGAAGGCCACCGTGTACGAGGTGGTGTACTGA